From a single Tistrella bauzanensis genomic region:
- a CDS encoding WD40 repeat domain-containing protein, translating into MATLLDAKPQPETYFTRVAERRRMEDLETPAVSLAFDRGGNSLAVALGDGSLRLFSRTDGFRLGRSVTAHKGQVLSMVPDIGAGAFLTGGDDGRVMSVSADGTASVLAELGRRWVEAVACTPTGGLRAAAAGKRVVLIDRKGAIVGDGDDHPRTVTGLDFHPKGKRLAVIHGDGATLWWAASFGRAPKRLAAEGQLIGGRMSPDGDWLVAATGDSTLNAWRLADGHKLRMAGYDAKVRSLDFTPNGRMLATSGSGNAIIWSFAGRNGPEGKAPTELPQPYGTGVTAVAWHPKSPTLMIGYDHGMLIAVPGAGTGAPVTDPCGSPLISIGISPDGDFMAGVTESGRLAVIDMRARST; encoded by the coding sequence ATGGCAACATTGCTTGACGCCAAGCCGCAACCCGAGACCTATTTCACCCGCGTGGCCGAGCGCCGGCGGATGGAGGATCTTGAAACGCCGGCGGTGTCGCTGGCCTTCGATCGCGGCGGCAACAGCCTGGCGGTGGCGCTGGGCGATGGCAGCCTGCGGCTGTTCAGTCGCACCGACGGCTTCCGTCTGGGCAGGTCGGTCACGGCCCATAAGGGGCAGGTGCTGTCGATGGTGCCGGATATCGGCGCCGGCGCCTTCCTGACCGGCGGCGATGATGGCCGGGTGATGTCGGTATCCGCCGACGGCACCGCAAGCGTGCTGGCCGAGTTGGGCCGGCGCTGGGTCGAGGCTGTGGCCTGCACGCCAACCGGCGGCTTGCGGGCGGCGGCAGCGGGCAAGCGCGTGGTGCTGATCGACCGCAAGGGAGCCATTGTCGGCGATGGCGACGACCATCCGCGCACCGTGACCGGGCTGGATTTCCATCCCAAAGGCAAGCGGCTGGCGGTGATCCATGGCGACGGCGCCACCCTGTGGTGGGCGGCATCCTTCGGCCGCGCGCCGAAGCGGCTGGCCGCCGAAGGCCAGTTGATCGGCGGCCGGATGTCGCCCGATGGCGACTGGCTGGTGGCCGCCACCGGCGACAGCACGCTGAACGCATGGCGGCTGGCCGATGGCCACAAGCTGCGCATGGCCGGTTACGATGCCAAGGTGCGCAGCCTGGACTTCACCCCCAATGGCCGGATGCTGGCAACCAGCGGATCGGGCAATGCGATCATCTGGTCCTTCGCCGGCCGCAACGGTCCTGAAGGCAAGGCGCCGACCGAGCTTCCCCAGCCCTATGGCACGGGTGTGACGGCGGTGGCCTGGCATCCGAAATCGCCGACGCTGATGATCGGCTATGACCACGGCATGCTGATCGCGGTCCCGGGCGCCGGCACCGGCGCACCGGTCACCGACCCCTGCGGCAGCCCGCTGATCTCGATCGGCATTTCGCCCGATGGCGACTTCATGGCCGGGGTTACGGAATCAGGACGGCTGGCGGTCATCGACATGCGCGCCCGCAGCACCTGA